The Rattus rattus isolate New Zealand chromosome 1, Rrattus_CSIRO_v1, whole genome shotgun sequence genome includes a region encoding these proteins:
- the LOC116890225 gene encoding LOW QUALITY PROTEIN: 60S ribosomal protein L3-like (The sequence of the model RefSeq protein was modified relative to this genomic sequence to represent the inferred CDS: inserted 2 bases in 2 codons) yields MSHRKVSAPRHGSLGFLPRKRSSRHHGKVKSFPKDDPSKPVHLTAFLGYKDGMTHXVDRPGSKVNKKKVVEGVAIVETPPMVVVGIVGYVETPRGLRTFKTVFAEHISDECKGRFYKNCHKSKKKVFTKYCRKWRGDTGKKQLEKDFNSMKXCQVIRIIAHTQMEIRVTGGTVTEKLDWAQERLEQQVPVNQVFGQGEMIDVIGVTKGKGYKGVTSHWHIKKLPRKTHRGLCKVACIGAWHPACVAFSVAQAGQKGYHHQTEINKKIYKTGQGSLIKDGKLIKNNASTDYDLSDKSINPLGGIVHYGEVTNDFLMLKGCVVGSKKQVLTLRKSLLVQTKRRALEKIDLKFIDTTSKFGHGRFQTMEEKKAFMGPLRKDRIAKEEGA; encoded by the exons ATGTCTCACAGGAAAGTCTCAGCTCCTAGGCATGGGTCCTTGGGCTTCTTGCCTCGGAAGCGCAGCAGCCGGCATCATGGAAAAGTGAAGAGCTTCCCTAAGGATGACCCTTCCAAGCCTGTTCACCTCACAGCCTTTCTAGGGTACAAGGATGGCATGACCC ATGTTGACCGGCCAGGATCTAAGGTGAATAAGAAGAAAGTTGTGGAGGGTGTGGCCATTGTGGAAACCCCACCCATGGTGGTTGTGGGTATTGTGGGATATGTAGAAACCCCACGAGGCCTCCGGACCTTCAAGACTGTATTTGCTGAGCACATCAGCGATGAGTGTAAAGGGCGTTTCTATAAGAACTGTCACAAATCTAAGAAGAAGGTTTTTACCAAATACTGTAGGAAATGGCGAGGTGACACAGgcaagaagcagctggagaaGGACTTCAACAGCATGA GCTGCCAGGTCATCCGCATAATTGCTCACACTCAGATGGAGATCCGGGTGACTGGGGGCACTGTGACTGAGAAGCTAGACTGGGCCCAAGAGAGgctggagcagcaggtccccgTGAACCAGGTGTTTGGGCAGGGTGAGATGATTGACGTCATCGGCGTGACAAAGGGCAAAGGCTACAAAGGGGTGACCAGCCATTGGCATATAAAGAAGTTGCCCCGAAAGACCCATCGAGGTCTGTGCAAAGTTGCCTGTATTGGAGCTTGGCACCCCGCCTGTgtagccttctctgtggctcaaGCTGGGCAGAAAGGCTACCATCACCAAACAGAGATCAACAAGAAGATTTACAAGACTGGTCAAGGCTCCCTCATCAAGGATGGTAAGCTGATCAAGAACAATGCATCTACTGACTACGACCTGTCTGACAAGAGCATCAACCCACTGGGTGGCATTGTCCATTATGGTGAGGTGACCAATGACTTCCTCATGCTCAAAGGCTGTGTGGTGGGATCCAAGAAGCAAGTGCTTACTCTTCGGAAATCCTTGCTGGTCCAGACCAAGCGTCGGGCTCTGGAGAAGATTGACCTGAAGTTCATTGACACCACCTCCAAATTCGGACATGGTCGCTTCCAGAccatggaggaaaagaaagcattcatgGGACCACTCAGGAAAGATCGCATTGCTAAGGAGGAAGGTGCCTGA